One window of Corynebacterium doosanense CAU 212 = DSM 45436 genomic DNA carries:
- a CDS encoding ribonuclease domain-containing protein: MAEGKSPLKRAGAAIGGLLLAVVAGYLGLDQAQERGSGTDSSGTCALDSLPDEAEETAADINAGGPYDFPDNDNQRFGNYEGVLPDQDSGYYREYTVVTPGLDHRGPRRIVTGGGTEEDPETWHYTDDHYESFCEIPDADT, translated from the coding sequence ATGGCCGAAGGAAAATCCCCGCTGAAGAGGGCCGGCGCCGCGATCGGCGGGCTGCTGCTCGCCGTCGTGGCCGGATACCTCGGGCTCGACCAGGCGCAGGAGCGCGGCTCCGGAACGGACAGCTCCGGCACCTGTGCCCTGGATTCCCTTCCCGACGAGGCGGAGGAGACGGCCGCCGACATCAACGCCGGCGGGCCCTACGACTTCCCCGACAACGACAACCAGCGCTTCGGCAACTACGAGGGTGTGCTTCCTGACCAGGATTCCGGGTACTACCGGGAATACACCGTCGTCACGCCGGGCCTGGATCACCGCGGGCCGCGCCGGATCGTCACCGGCGGCGGCACGGAGGAAGACCCCGAGACCTGGCACTACACCGATGACCACTACGAGTCCTTCTGCGAGATCCCCGATGCCGACACGTAA
- a CDS encoding deoxyguanosinetriphosphate triphosphohydrolase, whose amino-acid sequence MYDYTAADTERRGAEGPKSSQLGDGEPDNRDAFSRDRARVLHSAALRRLADKTQVVGPRDGDTPRTRLTHSLEVAQISRGIGSGLGLNPDLCEMAGLTHDIGHPPYGHNGELALNEVAQDCGGFEGNAQTLRILTRLEPKILGPGGESLGLNLTRAALDAACKYPVTRTNPDGSENRKYSAYDEDAEILAWVREGHSDARPPIEAQVMDWSDDIAYSVHDVEDGIVSGRVSLKVLWDLVELVSLAEKGAQAFGGNVEELLDAAASLRELPIVAAAADFDGSLQGYVDLKRLTSELVGRFVGASVSATLAATGPDPLGRENGALVVPSLAGAEVVLLKSIAVLYVMDEPRHKQRQDRQRERIFRVHDYLHASGAGGLDPMFRAWFENAADDRERHRVIIDQMASMTESRLERVAQQSAGLAGFMG is encoded by the coding sequence GTGTACGACTACACGGCCGCGGACACCGAGCGTCGTGGGGCGGAAGGCCCCAAGTCCAGCCAGCTCGGTGACGGTGAACCGGACAACCGGGACGCGTTCTCCCGGGACCGGGCCCGGGTGCTGCACTCGGCGGCTTTGCGACGCCTCGCCGACAAGACGCAGGTCGTCGGCCCCCGCGACGGCGACACCCCGCGCACGCGCCTGACCCATTCCCTGGAGGTAGCGCAGATTTCCCGGGGCATCGGATCGGGCCTGGGCCTGAACCCGGACCTGTGTGAGATGGCGGGGCTGACCCACGACATCGGGCACCCGCCCTACGGCCACAACGGCGAGTTGGCGCTCAACGAGGTCGCGCAGGACTGCGGCGGCTTCGAGGGCAACGCGCAGACACTGCGGATTCTCACCCGCCTGGAGCCGAAGATCCTCGGGCCGGGTGGCGAGTCTCTTGGCCTCAACCTCACCCGCGCCGCCCTGGACGCGGCGTGCAAGTACCCGGTGACCCGCACCAACCCAGACGGCTCGGAGAACCGGAAGTACTCCGCCTACGACGAGGACGCGGAGATTCTCGCTTGGGTCCGTGAGGGCCACTCCGATGCCCGCCCGCCGATCGAGGCCCAGGTCATGGACTGGTCCGACGACATCGCCTACTCGGTGCACGACGTCGAGGACGGGATCGTCTCCGGCCGCGTGAGCCTCAAGGTCCTCTGGGACCTAGTCGAGTTGGTGTCGCTGGCGGAGAAGGGCGCGCAGGCGTTCGGCGGCAACGTGGAGGAGCTTCTCGACGCCGCCGCCTCCCTGCGCGAGCTCCCCATCGTCGCGGCCGCCGCGGATTTCGACGGCAGCCTGCAGGGCTACGTGGACCTCAAGAGGCTGACCTCGGAGCTGGTCGGCCGGTTCGTCGGCGCCAGCGTCTCCGCCACCCTCGCGGCGACCGGGCCGGACCCCCTGGGCAGGGAGAACGGCGCGCTGGTGGTGCCCAGCCTGGCCGGCGCCGAGGTGGTGCTGCTCAAGTCGATCGCCGTGCTCTACGTCATGGACGAACCCCGCCACAAGCAGCGTCAGGACCGCCAGCGCGAGCGCATCTTCCGGGTGCATGACTACCTGCACGCCAGCGGCGCCGGCGGGCTGGATCCGATGTTCCGGGCCTGGTTTGAGAACGCTGCGGACGATCGCGAGCGTCACCGCGTGATCATCGACCAGATGGCGTCCATGACGGAGTCCCGGCTGGAGCGGGTGGCTCAGCAGTCGGCGGGGCTCGCTGGATTCATGGGGTAG
- a CDS encoding YdcF family protein, giving the protein MKRLLFALAPAAYPLRILVHARRRRDAGENPGAVAVLGTAQYDGRSSRQLLGRLEHARDLARRWPEAKVFTLGGSLPGDRFAEAGVSRTFLLEQGISADRITALEVGSDTRTSAEALAAQNPGRVVAVTDPHHALRTEKIFRSVGLDAVVSPTPYCPVRFPVRQWWLTLAHEVGGLLVADVFLLAGARAADRVEDSLRRCEGALRPSRRARHEHIRAGK; this is encoded by the coding sequence ATGAAACGCCTCCTGTTCGCCCTCGCCCCGGCCGCCTACCCGCTGCGCATCCTCGTCCACGCCCGTCGGCGCCGGGACGCGGGAGAGAACCCGGGCGCGGTCGCGGTACTGGGGACCGCGCAGTACGACGGCCGTTCCTCGCGCCAGCTGCTGGGCAGGCTCGAGCACGCCCGTGACCTCGCCCGCCGCTGGCCGGAGGCGAAGGTGTTCACGCTGGGTGGGTCATTGCCGGGGGACAGGTTCGCCGAGGCCGGGGTGTCGCGCACCTTTCTCCTCGAGCAGGGCATATCCGCCGACCGGATCACCGCGCTGGAGGTGGGGTCGGACACCCGGACCTCCGCCGAGGCGTTGGCCGCGCAAAACCCCGGCCGGGTGGTGGCGGTGACCGATCCCCACCACGCGCTGCGCACGGAGAAGATCTTCCGCTCGGTGGGCCTGGACGCGGTGGTCTCACCCACGCCGTACTGCCCGGTGCGGTTCCCCGTGAGACAGTGGTGGCTCACTCTCGCCCATGAGGTGGGCGGATTGCTGGTCGCCGACGTGTTCCTGCTGGCCGGGGCACGCGCGGCGGATAGGGTGGAGGACAGTTTGCGGAGGTGCGAGGGGGCTCTCCGGCCGTCGAGAAGGGCGCGGCATGAGCACATCCGCGCCGGGAAATGA
- a CDS encoding TPM domain-containing protein — translation MNPKCRSFSLALWSVAAGGLITGIAGVATAPFAAAADLQFSAQATSTQLRQPVTDDAGVLSAADVSAIEDAIARLQDEKQLTLRVVYLDSFGGQTPEQWTRSAVDSSGGGNIGVFAVATGDRQYGLLGGSAWSNSDLDAFDAGALDALRAGDWAGAPVDGAEAILGQGEVSGESAAWLGAGGVGAVAAGGGLWAYSRRQSKKQRGDALATSRELDPADTRQIASLPVDTLRARSEEVIVATDESVRAAQEELQVASSEFGPERTRPFLKALNAASSALQRAYQTRAQLNDSIPETEPEQRAMYTDIISSCGQAQQALNEESGHFAELRNLLINASAKLDELTQRTVDLRARLEPATQTLAALRTNYSPEMLTSINDNDDMIDEALDHAESSLSQARALEAKPAGQQGGLIDAIRESERAIALADSLLQGIEHAEANISSAKTSLPGLIAEVEGEIAEAAQLKARGTSQGAAVNWPALDAAVAEAQRGLTEARSIMDADPLSAHSNLMEIDSRLDEQLDSARETTQSQERQLGLFDQQLSAAVSQLQGAEDLIASRGRLIGSQARTHLAEGQRLAAQAQTLRLRDTRQATEFARAAGTAAQYAAKSANDDVRAYQRRQAAQTSGQLIQGMVIGSMLSGGGRGGFGGGFGGGFGGGGGGFSGGGGGGGFRGGGF, via the coding sequence ATGAATCCGAAGTGTCGATCCTTCTCCCTCGCCCTGTGGTCCGTCGCCGCCGGCGGCCTCATCACCGGCATCGCCGGTGTCGCCACCGCCCCGTTCGCCGCGGCCGCCGACCTGCAGTTCTCGGCCCAGGCCACCTCAACCCAGCTGCGGCAGCCCGTCACCGACGATGCCGGTGTGCTCTCGGCCGCGGATGTCTCCGCCATCGAGGACGCCATCGCCCGGCTGCAGGACGAGAAGCAGCTCACCCTGCGGGTGGTTTACCTGGACAGCTTCGGCGGCCAGACGCCGGAGCAGTGGACCCGCTCGGCGGTCGACTCCTCCGGCGGGGGAAACATCGGTGTGTTCGCCGTCGCCACCGGGGACCGCCAGTACGGACTCCTGGGCGGCTCCGCCTGGAGCAACTCGGATCTGGACGCCTTCGACGCCGGTGCGCTCGACGCGCTGCGCGCCGGCGACTGGGCCGGGGCGCCCGTCGACGGCGCCGAAGCCATTCTCGGCCAGGGGGAGGTGTCCGGCGAGTCCGCGGCCTGGCTCGGCGCGGGTGGTGTCGGAGCCGTCGCCGCCGGCGGTGGCCTGTGGGCCTATTCGCGGCGACAGAGCAAGAAGCAGCGTGGCGATGCCCTGGCCACCTCGCGGGAGCTCGACCCCGCTGACACCCGGCAGATCGCCTCGCTCCCCGTCGACACGCTCCGCGCGCGCAGCGAGGAGGTCATCGTGGCCACGGATGAGTCCGTCCGCGCAGCTCAGGAGGAACTGCAGGTCGCGTCGTCCGAGTTCGGCCCGGAACGCACCCGTCCCTTCCTCAAGGCGCTCAACGCGGCGAGCTCCGCCCTACAGCGGGCATACCAGACCCGCGCGCAGCTCAACGACTCCATCCCGGAGACCGAGCCCGAGCAGCGGGCCATGTACACCGACATCATCTCCAGCTGCGGCCAGGCCCAGCAGGCGCTCAACGAGGAGTCGGGGCACTTCGCCGAGCTGCGCAACCTGCTCATCAACGCGTCCGCCAAGCTGGACGAGCTCACCCAGCGCACGGTCGATCTGCGCGCCCGCCTCGAGCCCGCCACGCAGACCCTGGCCGCGCTGCGCACGAACTACTCCCCCGAGATGCTCACCAGCATCAACGACAACGACGACATGATCGACGAGGCCCTCGACCACGCCGAGTCCTCCCTCTCTCAGGCCAGGGCCCTGGAGGCGAAACCCGCCGGCCAGCAGGGCGGGCTGATCGACGCGATCCGCGAGTCCGAGCGGGCCATCGCGCTCGCCGACTCCCTGCTCCAGGGCATCGAACACGCCGAGGCCAACATCTCGTCCGCGAAGACCAGCCTGCCCGGGCTGATCGCCGAGGTCGAGGGTGAGATCGCCGAGGCCGCGCAGCTCAAGGCCCGGGGCACGAGCCAGGGCGCCGCCGTGAACTGGCCGGCTCTCGACGCCGCCGTCGCCGAGGCACAGCGCGGCCTCACCGAGGCCCGTTCCATCATGGACGCGGACCCGCTGAGTGCCCACAGCAACCTCATGGAGATTGACTCGCGTCTCGACGAGCAGCTCGACTCTGCGCGGGAAACCACCCAGTCCCAGGAACGACAGCTCGGACTCTTCGACCAGCAGCTGTCCGCGGCGGTCTCCCAGCTGCAGGGTGCGGAGGATCTAATCGCCTCCCGCGGCCGTCTCATCGGCTCGCAGGCCCGCACCCACCTCGCGGAGGGGCAGCGACTCGCCGCGCAGGCGCAGACCCTGCGCCTGCGCGACACCCGTCAGGCCACGGAGTTCGCCCGCGCGGCCGGCACCGCGGCGCAGTACGCGGCCAAGTCTGCAAACGACGATGTTCGCGCCTACCAGCGTCGACAGGCCGCGCAGACCAGCGGGCAGCTGATCCAGGGCATGGTCATCGGCTCCATGCTCTCCGGCGGCGGCCGCGGTGGTTTCGGTGGCGGATTCGGCGGCGGTTTCGGAGGCGGCGGTGGCGGCTTCAGCGGTGGGGGCGGCGGCGGAGGCTTCCGCGGCGGCGGATTCTAG
- a CDS encoding glycine--tRNA ligase, protein MAASVIDTVVNLCKRRGLVFPAGEIYGGTRSAWDYGPLGVELKENIKRQWWRHMVTSRADVVGIDSSIILPRQVWETSGHVDVFSDPLVESLHTHKRYRADHLLEAYEEKHGHPPANGLADINDPETGQPGSWTEPREFSGLMKTYLGPVADEEGLHYMRPETAQGIFVNFKNVMTTARMKPPFGIANTGKSFRNEITPGNFIFRTREFEQMEMEFFVKPGTDEEWHQHWIDDRHQWYINLGIRPENLRLFEHPQEKLSHYSKRTVDVEYAFNFAGSKWGELEGIANRTDYDLRVHSEGSGDDLSYYDQENDERWIPYVIEPAAGLGRAMMAFLIDAYHEDEAPNSKGGVDKRVVLKLDRRLAPVKVAVLPLSKKPELSEPAQQLADGLREFWNIDYDTSGAIGRRYRRQDEIGTPFCVTFDFDSLEDNAVTVRERDSMEQVRVPLAELQGYLAQRLIGC, encoded by the coding sequence ATGGCTGCGTCTGTGATCGATACCGTCGTCAACCTCTGCAAGCGCCGAGGACTGGTCTTCCCGGCCGGAGAAATCTACGGCGGCACCCGCTCCGCATGGGACTACGGCCCGCTGGGAGTCGAGCTCAAGGAGAACATCAAGCGCCAGTGGTGGCGCCACATGGTCACCTCCCGCGCGGACGTCGTCGGCATCGACAGCTCCATCATCCTGCCGCGCCAGGTCTGGGAGACCTCCGGGCACGTCGACGTCTTCTCCGATCCCCTGGTGGAGTCGCTGCACACCCACAAGCGTTACCGCGCCGACCACCTGCTGGAGGCGTACGAGGAGAAGCACGGCCACCCGCCGGCCAACGGCCTCGCCGACATCAACGACCCCGAGACGGGTCAGCCCGGTTCCTGGACCGAGCCGCGCGAGTTCTCCGGCCTGATGAAGACCTACCTCGGCCCCGTGGCCGACGAGGAGGGTCTGCACTACATGCGCCCGGAGACGGCGCAGGGCATCTTCGTCAACTTCAAGAACGTCATGACGACCGCCCGCATGAAGCCGCCCTTCGGCATCGCCAACACGGGCAAGTCCTTCCGCAACGAGATCACCCCGGGCAACTTCATCTTCCGCACCCGCGAGTTCGAGCAGATGGAGATGGAGTTCTTCGTCAAACCCGGCACCGACGAGGAATGGCACCAGCACTGGATCGATGACCGCCACCAGTGGTACATCAACCTGGGCATCCGCCCGGAGAACCTGCGCCTGTTCGAGCACCCGCAGGAGAAGCTCTCGCACTACTCCAAGCGCACCGTCGACGTGGAGTACGCCTTCAACTTCGCCGGCTCCAAGTGGGGCGAGCTGGAGGGCATCGCCAACCGTACCGACTACGACCTGCGCGTGCATTCCGAGGGCTCCGGCGACGACCTCTCCTACTACGACCAGGAGAACGACGAGCGCTGGATCCCCTACGTCATCGAGCCGGCCGCCGGCCTGGGCCGTGCCATGATGGCCTTCCTCATCGACGCCTACCACGAGGATGAGGCCCCCAACTCCAAGGGCGGCGTGGACAAGCGTGTCGTGCTCAAGCTCGACCGCCGCCTCGCGCCGGTCAAGGTGGCCGTGCTGCCGCTGTCGAAGAAACCCGAGCTCTCCGAGCCCGCCCAGCAGCTGGCCGACGGTCTGCGCGAGTTCTGGAACATCGACTACGACACCTCCGGGGCCATCGGCCGCCGTTACCGCCGCCAGGATGAGATCGGCACTCCGTTCTGTGTCACCTTCGACTTCGACTCCCTCGAGGACAACGCCGTGACCGTCCGCGAGCGTGACTCCATGGAGCAGGTCCGCGTCCCGCTGGCAGAGCTGCAGGGTTACCTCGCGCAGCGCCTGATCGGCTGCTGA
- a CDS encoding ArsR/SmtB family transcription factor produces MSEPNPGTAAIECAALVISALDSEQRLQIILKLAERDHVVHELVAALGKSQPLISQHLRVLKRVGLVTSTRAGREVAYHLAVREAADIIDLANRVGVTAAAGTVDELDARRSSPSHQVDNSDNEQVSAVTDESATGGKAAIAGRASDDTLDMPGLIPELPTPPIPRIR; encoded by the coding sequence ATGTCAGAGCCCAACCCCGGCACCGCCGCCATCGAGTGCGCCGCGCTGGTCATTAGTGCACTGGACTCTGAACAACGCCTACAGATCATTCTCAAGCTGGCCGAACGTGACCACGTGGTCCACGAACTCGTCGCGGCGCTGGGCAAGTCGCAGCCCCTCATCAGCCAGCACCTGCGGGTGCTCAAGCGTGTTGGCCTGGTCACCTCGACCCGCGCCGGCCGCGAGGTGGCCTACCACCTGGCGGTCCGCGAGGCCGCCGATATCATCGATCTGGCCAACCGCGTGGGGGTCACCGCAGCGGCCGGCACCGTCGACGAGCTCGACGCCCGTCGCTCGTCCCCGTCCCACCAGGTGGACAACTCGGACAATGAGCAGGTCTCGGCGGTGACCGACGAGTCCGCAACTGGAGGCAAGGCCGCCATCGCCGGGCGCGCCTCCGACGACACCCTGGATATGCCGGGCCTCATCCCCGAGCTTCCCACTCCCCCGATTCCGCGGATACGATAG
- a CDS encoding Fur family transcriptional regulator, with protein MPPLHSAKPRVGVRNTRQRTAVVELLDTLDGFLSAKDIHRRLDALHADVGLTTVYRTLQSLAEVDAVDVLHMDSGETLYRACHSDDHHHHLVCTRCGRTEEIDGGPVEAWAQDVATQYGFQLTGHDTEVFGICGSCAKAQD; from the coding sequence ATGCCGCCCCTGCATTCCGCTAAACCCCGGGTGGGCGTGCGCAACACACGTCAGCGCACCGCCGTGGTGGAGCTGCTGGACACTCTCGACGGGTTCCTGTCGGCGAAGGACATCCACCGGCGTCTCGACGCCCTGCACGCCGACGTGGGCCTGACCACGGTGTACCGCACCCTGCAGTCGTTGGCCGAGGTGGACGCCGTGGACGTGCTGCACATGGATTCCGGGGAGACGCTCTACCGGGCGTGCCACTCCGACGATCATCACCACCACCTTGTGTGCACCCGGTGCGGGCGCACGGAGGAGATTGACGGCGGGCCGGTGGAGGCGTGGGCGCAGGACGTGGCCACGCAGTACGGCTTTCAGCTCACCGGGCACGACACCGAGGTGTTCGGCATCTGCGGTTCGTGCGCGAAAGCGCAGGACTAA
- a CDS encoding VIT1/CCC1 transporter family protein: MTQVPSRKQINRWRRYLANERAEAAVYRELARKRTGEEREILESLADAESRHERYWHDRLGDQVGMPVQPGLNTRIMAFMARHFGSVFVLALMQSAESDNPYLADDDAPDSIAADESMHAEVVRALAAQGRERISGGFRAAIFGANDGLVSNVALVIGVVGTGMPTNAVLLTGISGLLAGALSMAAGEFISVRSQYELLEASTPNPDAHTLIDQVDVNTNELALVFRARGMSAQEADQRAQEVFATAGGASAEALSSGEQARSDASRESWTAAGSSFLSFGIGAFIPIIPFILGMGSAAGAVVSLVLVSIALMFTGAVTGLLSGKPPLPRALRQLAIGLGAAGLTYVLGVLFGTVVG, from the coding sequence ATGACCCAGGTGCCGAGCCGAAAGCAGATCAACCGCTGGCGTCGGTACCTCGCCAACGAGCGCGCCGAGGCCGCCGTCTACCGGGAGCTCGCCCGCAAACGCACCGGCGAGGAGCGTGAGATTCTCGAGTCGCTCGCCGACGCCGAGTCCCGCCACGAGCGTTACTGGCACGACCGCCTCGGCGATCAGGTGGGCATGCCCGTCCAGCCCGGGCTTAACACCCGGATCATGGCCTTCATGGCCAGGCACTTCGGTTCCGTCTTTGTCCTCGCGCTCATGCAGAGCGCGGAGTCCGACAACCCCTACCTCGCCGACGACGACGCCCCGGACTCCATCGCCGCCGACGAAAGCATGCACGCCGAGGTCGTCCGCGCCCTGGCCGCCCAGGGACGCGAGCGCATCTCCGGCGGGTTCCGCGCCGCCATCTTCGGCGCCAACGACGGGCTGGTCTCCAACGTCGCCCTGGTGATCGGTGTCGTGGGCACGGGCATGCCCACCAACGCCGTCCTGTTGACCGGCATCTCCGGCCTGCTTGCCGGAGCCCTGTCCATGGCCGCCGGGGAGTTCATCTCCGTGCGCAGCCAGTACGAGCTGCTCGAGGCCTCCACGCCCAACCCCGACGCACACACGCTGATCGACCAGGTCGACGTCAACACCAACGAGCTGGCCTTGGTGTTCCGCGCCCGTGGCATGTCCGCGCAGGAGGCGGACCAGCGGGCGCAGGAGGTGTTCGCCACCGCGGGAGGCGCCTCGGCCGAGGCCTTGTCCTCGGGGGAGCAGGCCAGGTCGGACGCGTCCCGTGAGTCCTGGACCGCCGCCGGCAGCTCGTTCCTCTCGTTCGGCATCGGGGCGTTCATCCCCATCATCCCGTTCATCCTGGGGATGGGATCGGCGGCCGGGGCCGTCGTCTCCCTCGTGCTCGTGTCCATCGCGCTGATGTTCACGGGCGCGGTCACCGGCCTGCTGTCCGGGAAGCCGCCGCTGCCCCGGGCCCTTCGCCAGCTCGCCATCGGCCTGGGTGCCGCGGGGCTGACCTATGTGCTGGGCGTGCTCTTCGGCACCGTGGTGGGTTAG
- a CDS encoding isoprenyl transferase, with product MTNPQALALNPPSIPREFLPRHVALVMDGNGRWATDRGMKRTEGHKRGEAVLMDAIDACLALEIPYLSAYAFSTENWRRSAEEVRFLMGFNRDVLRRQRDMLREKGVRVVWAGRRPRLWRSVIRELETAEEMTRDNTRMTFAMCVNYGGRAELVDGIRAMAADVQSGDLRPDEITEQLVSKYLYDPQMPDVDLFLRPSGEKRTSNFLLWQSAYAELVYQDVLFPDFTPQHMFDAVQEYARRDRRFGGTK from the coding sequence GTGACTAACCCGCAAGCCCTGGCACTGAACCCCCCGTCGATCCCGCGCGAGTTCCTCCCGCGGCACGTGGCCCTGGTGATGGACGGCAACGGTCGCTGGGCCACCGACCGGGGAATGAAACGCACGGAAGGCCACAAACGAGGCGAGGCCGTGCTCATGGACGCCATCGACGCCTGTCTGGCCCTGGAGATCCCCTACCTTTCGGCCTACGCCTTCTCCACGGAGAACTGGCGGCGCAGCGCGGAGGAGGTGCGTTTCCTCATGGGCTTCAACCGCGACGTGCTCCGCCGGCAACGCGACATGCTGCGGGAGAAGGGTGTGCGTGTCGTCTGGGCGGGACGCCGGCCGCGGCTGTGGCGCTCGGTGATCCGGGAGCTGGAGACCGCCGAGGAGATGACCAGGGACAACACCCGGATGACGTTTGCCATGTGCGTGAACTACGGCGGCCGCGCGGAGCTTGTCGACGGCATCCGCGCCATGGCCGCCGACGTGCAGTCCGGTGACCTGCGACCCGACGAGATCACCGAGCAGCTGGTGTCGAAGTACCTCTACGATCCGCAGATGCCCGACGTCGATCTTTTCCTGCGCCCCTCGGGAGAGAAACGCACGTCGAACTTCCTGCTGTGGCAGTCCGCCTACGCCGAGCTGGTCTACCAGGACGTGCTGTTCCCGGACTTCACCCCGCAGCACATGTTCGACGCCGTCCAGGAATACGCCCGCCGCGACCGTCGTTTCGGAGGTACGAAATGA
- the recO gene encoding DNA repair protein RecO: MRGGSYRDGAVVVRSHDFGEADRVVVLLTRSHGVVRSVAKGVRKARSRFGSRLQPFVRLDVQLYPGRNLATLTSADTVAYYGAGIIEDFDRYAAASAVLETAERVAAHGEDPALFDAVVDALARMQVSAHPVAVLDAFLLQAMATEGWAPSLFDCASCQAPGPHHAFHPGVGGAACLNCRPSGSAEIDEQTLHLMWLLAGGHVAAAEAILAAEGGGHLGAQAHRLTVAHLQWHLETTLSSLKVMEQR, encoded by the coding sequence ATGCGTGGCGGTTCCTACCGGGACGGGGCCGTCGTCGTCCGCAGCCACGATTTCGGGGAGGCCGACCGGGTTGTCGTCCTGCTCACCCGCAGCCATGGCGTGGTGCGCTCGGTGGCCAAGGGCGTGCGCAAGGCCAGGTCTCGGTTCGGCTCCCGTCTGCAGCCCTTCGTGCGGCTGGACGTGCAGCTCTACCCCGGCCGCAATCTGGCCACGCTGACCTCGGCGGACACCGTCGCGTACTACGGCGCGGGCATCATCGAGGACTTTGACCGTTACGCCGCGGCGTCGGCAGTATTGGAGACCGCGGAGCGGGTGGCGGCCCACGGGGAGGATCCCGCGCTTTTCGACGCCGTCGTCGACGCCCTCGCCCGGATGCAGGTCTCCGCCCACCCGGTGGCCGTCCTCGACGCGTTCCTCCTCCAGGCCATGGCCACCGAGGGCTGGGCCCCCAGTCTCTTCGACTGCGCGTCCTGCCAGGCCCCGGGGCCACACCATGCCTTCCACCCGGGCGTCGGCGGCGCCGCCTGCCTGAACTGCCGGCCGTCGGGAAGCGCGGAGATCGACGAACAGACGCTTCACCTCATGTGGCTGCTGGCCGGCGGGCACGTCGCCGCGGCCGAGGCGATTCTCGCCGCCGAAGGGGGCGGGCACCTGGGCGCCCAGGCCCACCGGCTGACGGTCGCGCACCTCCAGTGGCATCTGGAAACCACGTTGTCCAGCTTGAAGGTCATGGAGCAGCGGTGA
- the era gene encoding GTPase Era — protein sequence MPSFTDTPEGFRSGFVSFVGRPNTGKSTLTNAIVGTKIAITADQPETTRHPIRGLIHRDDAQVIVVDTPGLHRPRTLLGERLNAVVKDTYADVDLIGLTIPADEKIGPGDKWIVDAVREIAPSTPIIGIVTKLDKVSRDQVAVQLMALYELLGGDEKKPVVIPVSATEKVQIDELIDVMVSQLPEGPKFYPDDHLTDDDTETRISELIREAALSGLKEELPHSVAVEVDEMFDDPEGRDRLNIYAIIYVERPGQQKILEGPGGRRLQSIVQRSRKEIIELLGRNIFLDLRIKVLKNWQSDPKQLGRLGF from the coding sequence GTGCCCAGTTTCACCGACACCCCCGAGGGTTTCCGCTCGGGATTCGTCAGCTTCGTCGGCCGCCCCAACACCGGCAAGTCGACGTTGACCAACGCCATCGTGGGCACGAAGATCGCCATCACCGCCGATCAGCCGGAGACGACGCGCCACCCCATCCGCGGCCTGATCCACCGGGACGATGCGCAGGTCATCGTCGTCGACACGCCCGGTCTGCACCGCCCGCGCACCCTGCTGGGTGAGCGCCTCAATGCCGTGGTCAAGGACACCTACGCCGACGTCGACCTCATCGGCCTGACCATCCCCGCCGACGAGAAGATCGGCCCGGGCGACAAGTGGATCGTCGACGCGGTGCGCGAGATCGCGCCGAGCACGCCGATCATCGGCATTGTGACCAAGCTGGACAAGGTCAGCCGTGACCAGGTGGCCGTGCAGCTCATGGCGCTCTACGAGCTGCTCGGCGGCGACGAGAAGAAACCCGTGGTCATCCCCGTCTCCGCGACGGAGAAGGTGCAGATCGACGAGCTCATCGACGTCATGGTCTCGCAGCTGCCGGAGGGCCCGAAGTTCTACCCGGACGACCACCTCACCGACGACGACACCGAGACCCGCATCTCCGAGCTCATCCGCGAGGCCGCTCTCTCCGGGCTGAAGGAGGAGCTGCCGCACTCCGTCGCCGTCGAGGTGGACGAGATGTTCGACGACCCCGAGGGCCGCGACCGGCTGAACATCTACGCCATCATCTACGTCGAGCGCCCCGGCCAGCAGAAGATCCTCGAGGGCCCGGGCGGGCGACGCCTGCAGTCCATCGTCCAGCGCTCGCGCAAGGAGATCATCGAGCTCCTCGGCCGGAACATCTTCCTCGACCTGCGCATCAAGGTGCTGAAGAACTGGCAGTCCGACCCCAAGCAGCTCGGCCGCCTGGGATTCTGA